A section of the Echeneis naucrates chromosome 12, fEcheNa1.1, whole genome shotgun sequence genome encodes:
- the glis3 gene encoding zinc finger protein GLIS3 encodes MSGKGCQLLVSPCNVSPSLSMIRGHQSKSIRIPLSPPQRSSFSSSSGLEKVKQGAIHSLSAGKQSGSHVVLPNLSLRRQVLITGKHLNMPSAPQQQQISTHHPPRVTITNQTELNSFKVGCPASGHTMEVFGQPAAVNPTVASSPITTVTGQPYTAGPAVPHPPSQSHSLMIPHTDARSLLSRESLASTTLSLFETQSMFSGRHDWPYGYRVLPPLGLPQCSTQASEGGEQLSNSPGTAMSGTTVSGGTSNSASLPSYLFACDPGSPRSSRAKKRALSTSPLSDVMGIDFNSIIRTSPTSLVAYINGSRSSPASHTTFSPVQSEGYGHFLGVRGRCIPQIHPYSMPGSSMAMAPQTGCGRLQILEEGEGLESQMANMVVEQQCLPEDVGVLKKTSENCGQTANNLMSPLQSELLTTIHEAAIPKGPPPPYHSHQQFHPSRYHCKTKFPPQDPLKQAPLVVPRHGVSLLSQVPMLEEEEGELEDYGAHCCRWLDCNSVYDQKEELVRHIEKLHVDQRKAEDFTCYWMGCPRNLKPFNARYKLLIHMRVHSGEKPNKCTFEGCKKAFSRLENLKIHLRSHTGEKPYVCQHPGCHKAFSNSSDRAKHQRTHLYTKPYACQVPGCAKRYTDPSSLRKHVKSHSTKERQLRKKMKSAADVTQDVLTDCLTIHPLQPSLSPLARKDNNLNLSPDASYESYSAAPQGQDSSSNPHLALLCSLQDSYRFVDPSSHQLFPGDQCGPCSSICLPHPPNGTSLQNNRDLKQPSQPPDVADHNPELSGSMKMLYSPPQYGGITAQTGSSHLMQVEAFGDSLAPAVNNPNGVASSQTTLSCITGASVVHSQAHNVAPNQDLHGGHFFTVADHCTGTSQVSCIYTEG; translated from the exons ATGAGTGGGAAAGGTTGTCAGCTCCTGGTGTCTCCATGCAATGTGTCCCCATCACTGAGCATGATCAGGGGACACCAGTCCAAGTCCATCAGAATTCCCCTGTCCCCTCCCCAACGATCCAGTTTTAGCTCATCCTCAGGACTGGAGAAAGTAAAACAAGGGGCCATTCACTCCCTATCTGCTGGGAAACAGAGTGGAAGCCATGTTGTTCTGCCAAACCTGAGCCTTCGCAGGCAGGTGTTGATCACTGGGAAGCATCTGAACATGCCGAGCGCTCCCCAACAACAGCAAATATCCACTCATCATCCTCCAAGAGTGACAATTACCAATCAAACAGAACTCAACAGCTTCAAAG TAGGTTGCCCTGCATCTGGCCACACCATGGAAGTATTTGGTCAGCCAGCTGCTGTTAATCCGACAGTGGCCAGTAGCCCCATAACTACTGTCACAGGCCAACCATACACTGCAGGGCCTGCTGTGCCTCATCCTCCATCACAATCACACAGCTTAATGATTCCTCACACTGATGCCAG ATCCTTACTGTCCAGAGAATCCCTGGCATCCACTACCCTCAGTCTGTTTGAAACGCAGTCAATGTTTAGTGGAAGACATGACTGGCCATATGGCTACCGTGTGCTTCCTCCGCTGGGACTACCTCAGTGCTCCACACAGGCCAGCGAGGGAGGCGAGCAGCTCAGCAATTCACCGGGCACGGCCATGTCCGGCACGACTGTATCAGGCGGGACGAGCAACTCTGCCTCGTTGCCTTCATACCTTTTTGCATGTGATCCCGGAAGCCCCAGATCATCACGCGCTAAGAAGAGAGCTCTCTCTACATCACCTTTGTCAGACGTCATGGGCATTGATTTCAACTCCATCATACGCACCTCGCCTACCTCACTTGTGGCCTATATTAATGGTTCCCGCAGTTCTCCAGCCTCCCACACCACGTTTTCACCTGTTCAGTCTGAGGGTTATGGTCACTTCCTGGGTGTCAGAGGTCGGTGCATCCCTCAGATCCATCCCTACAGCATGCCTGGATCTTCAATGGCTATGGCCCCACAAACAGGGTGTGGCCGTCTGCAGATCCTTGAAGAGGGAGAAGGTCTGGAGAGCCAAATGGCTAACATGGTCGTTGAGCAGCAGTGCCTACCAGAGGACGTAGGGGTCCTGAAGAAGACATCTGAGAACTGTGGCCAGACTGCCAACAACCTGATGTCACCATTACAATCAGAGCTGTTGACTACAATTCATGAGGCTGCTATACCAAAGGGGCCTCCACCACCTTACCACTCCCACCAGCAATTTCACCCCTCAAGGTATCATTGCAAAACTAAATTCCCACCTCAGGATCCTCTTAAACAGGCTCCTTTGGTTGTTCCAAGGCATGGGGTGAGCCTTTTATCCCAGGTCCCAatgctggaggaagaagaaggagagctGGAGGACTATGGTGCCCACTGCTGCAGATGGTTGGACTGCAACTCTGTATATGACCAAAAGGAGGAGCTGGTAAGGCACATAGAAAAGCTCCATGTGGATCAGCGGAAGGCTGAGGATTTCACATGCTACTGGATGGGCTGCCCACGCAACTTAAAGCCCTTCAACGCACGATACAAGCTTCTTATCCATATGAGGGTCCACTCCGGAGAGAAACCCAACAAATGCACG TTCGAGGGCTGCAAGAAGGCTTTCTCTCGACTAGAAAACCTGAAGATCCACCTGCGTAGCCACACGGGGGAGAAGCCTTATGTGTGTCAGCATCCAGGGTGCCACAAGGCCTTCAGCAATTCAAGTGACAGAGCTAAACACCAGCGCACACACCTGTACACA AAGCCCTATGCGTGCCAGGTGCCCGGCTGTGCAAAGCGTTACACTGACCCCAGCTCCTTGAGGAAGCACGTGAAATCCCACTCTACTAAAGAGCGTCAGTTGCGGAAGAAG ATGaaatctgctgctgatgtgaCCCAGGACGTGCTGACAGACTGCTTAACCATTCACCCTTTGCAACCAAGCCTTTCTCCTCTGGCAAGGAAAGACAACAACTTGAATCTGTCCCCTGATGCCTCCTATGAGTCATACTCTG ctgctccacagGGACAAGACTCTTCCAGCAATCCCCACCTGGCTTTGTTGTGCTCCTTACAAGACAGTTACAG GTTTGTTGATCCTTCATCTCACCAGCTCTTCCCTGGGGACCAATGTGGGCCTTGCTCTTCCATATGCCTCCCGCATCCTCCCAATGGGACATCCCTGCAGAACAACAGAGATCTGAAGCAGCCCAGCCAGCCTCCTGATGTAGCGGATCACAATCCAG AGCTCTCGGGGTCGATGAAGATGCTATATTCACCCCCACAATATGGTGGGATCACAGCACAGACCGGTTCCAGTCATCTGATGCAAGTTGAAGCCTTTGGTGACAGCCTCGCTCCAGCAGTCAATAATCCCAATGGGGTGGCCTCCTCACAAACAACTCTGTCCTGCATTACAG GTGCATCTGTGGTCCACAGCCAAGCGCACAATGTGGCTCCAAATCAAGATTTGCATGGAGGACATTTCTTCACTGTGGCAGACCACTGTACAGGCACAAGCCAGGTGTCCTGTATCTATACAGAAGGATAA